In Candidatus Melainabacteria bacterium, a single window of DNA contains:
- a CDS encoding PAS domain S-box protein, which yields MSLAKKGALLLLIPVIIQFFLLVGLILLDLETEYYPLRASQDTELTDEWTKYVLDEFAVIQSVKRSIAHAKQLEPACEQHLQDLKHDTEHSAKSYQEFDERRRKLVIFDTEPQASKDLRAQTSKMLEMCTINAEQLVNAAKQASLSNNRVQSYRQITQFLPRPLQELTHLTAFDSKSASAPEKQAEMRNSYRLLLLTCSIINLAVVLAIGVFFIADIFKRLNTILTNVERIQSDQILEARVPGKDEIAKLDESFHELSRIMNQTIYPYKTMLENAQDLICSIDRNGRLLDVSRASVSLLGYAPEELKGTWINDIIEPSNQKLFTEKLVDVANGNSESPFEIRMIGQDNSLVDVLWSLTWSAQDRTIFGVGHDITEMKSAERFQQDVIQMVSHDLKSPLTAISNFHELLESGMYGQLEDKYLEQVGVAKRSADRMLILVNDLLAVERMRSGSMQLERDEVSLSSIFEQAIESVIGLANEHGIHFNVVPTAVTAFIDERRMIQVLINLLSNAIKFAPENSEVTLAARQLKDFVEVSVTDQGRGIPQHLLGSIFDRFSQVQASDATKKGGSGLGLAICKALVEQHGGSISVISESGKGCTFSFRIPKQQQQQQQQSF from the coding sequence ATGAGCCTTGCGAAAAAAGGAGCGCTCTTGCTCCTCATTCCAGTCATCATCCAATTTTTCCTTCTAGTCGGGCTAATTTTGCTCGACCTGGAAACTGAATATTATCCATTACGAGCTAGTCAAGACACAGAACTCACTGATGAATGGACAAAATACGTCCTGGACGAATTCGCGGTAATACAGAGTGTAAAACGCTCGATAGCGCACGCAAAACAACTGGAACCTGCTTGCGAACAACATCTCCAGGATCTCAAACACGACACTGAACATTCCGCCAAGTCCTATCAAGAGTTCGACGAACGCCGCCGTAAACTGGTTATCTTCGATACCGAACCGCAAGCTTCCAAAGACTTGCGCGCACAAACGTCGAAGATGCTCGAGATGTGCACAATCAATGCCGAACAGCTAGTTAATGCCGCTAAGCAAGCCAGTCTCAGCAACAATCGAGTGCAGTCATATCGACAAATAACGCAATTCTTGCCGCGCCCATTGCAAGAGCTGACGCACCTGACAGCATTCGACAGTAAAAGTGCATCCGCACCTGAAAAGCAAGCAGAGATGCGCAACTCCTATCGACTGCTGCTGCTCACGTGCTCGATTATCAATCTTGCAGTCGTACTCGCGATCGGCGTCTTTTTTATAGCTGACATTTTCAAACGACTGAACACTATCTTGACGAACGTCGAGCGAATTCAGAGCGACCAGATCTTAGAGGCTCGGGTTCCTGGCAAAGACGAGATTGCAAAACTGGACGAAAGTTTCCACGAATTATCGCGAATCATGAATCAAACCATTTATCCGTACAAGACGATGTTGGAAAACGCACAGGACCTGATTTGCTCCATCGACAGAAATGGGCGGCTCCTCGACGTCAGCAGAGCGTCTGTATCGTTACTCGGCTACGCCCCGGAAGAGCTAAAGGGGACATGGATAAACGACATAATCGAACCATCAAACCAGAAGCTATTTACAGAGAAATTGGTAGACGTCGCCAACGGGAACTCTGAATCCCCCTTCGAAATCCGCATGATTGGTCAGGACAATTCGCTAGTGGATGTTCTCTGGTCCTTAACCTGGTCAGCTCAAGATAGAACCATATTCGGTGTCGGTCACGACATCACCGAGATGAAATCTGCGGAACGTTTTCAGCAAGACGTAATTCAGATGGTCAGTCATGATCTAAAAAGTCCTTTGACGGCCATATCGAATTTTCACGAGCTCTTGGAATCAGGAATGTATGGGCAGCTCGAAGACAAATACCTGGAACAAGTCGGCGTCGCCAAACGAAGCGCAGATAGAATGCTGATCTTGGTAAATGATCTGTTAGCAGTCGAGCGCATGCGCTCAGGCTCAATGCAACTTGAGCGCGATGAAGTAAGCCTGTCCAGTATTTTCGAACAAGCAATAGAATCGGTGATCGGATTAGCCAACGAACACGGCATACACTTCAACGTGGTACCGACCGCGGTAACTGCCTTTATCGACGAGAGAAGAATGATTCAAGTCTTGATTAACCTGCTTTCAAACGCCATCAAATTTGCGCCCGAGAATAGCGAAGTTACGCTCGCGGCACGGCAGCTGAAAGATTTCGTCGAAGTCAGTGTGACCGATCAGGGGCGCGGCATTCCCCAGCATCTGCTCGGCTCAATTTTCGATCGATTCAGCCAGGTGCAAGCTTCCGATGCAACAAAAAAAGGCGGTTCCGGTCTTGGTCTGGCTATTTGCAAGGCGCTCGTCGAGCAGCATGGCGGCTCGATTAGTGTAATAAGTGAATCGGGGAAAGGATGCACATTCTCCTTTCGCATTCCAAAGCAACAACAACAACAACAACAACAATCGTTCTAA
- a CDS encoding PAS domain S-box protein: MASLHKTRSSLAQRGMLLFIASVLIQLFLIATFFFQTANNKDAVSSGELRDLSVDMRSMVQSEIATILAVDLSLSGNQSSSRIQANLERSRFWSNRLSKHYSSSKNQLLIDDIDKKTADLVATCYETLAIPWSQTDEKANAGNRQLSEKLRSKLENTEVELEKLLFDLVALERPQPPSDNKNSDHHFWIVAAIAGSLLNITLLITMSIFLSKSITRRVANLNDKCLAFMQSRRSTTWSVTKLPVKDEIGKLEQTVEDMFHAITETIRKQQALFENVHDVLCSIDDKNFCFTVVNQSAANIFGFTTKQLIQSPVATLFSDPEKKAIGNFKNIVKQRAQPPLHMAIVNGAPFETEIRKGDGTNAFTLWSVKYVPAESSLLCVVHDITERKAAENLRKEVVQMVNHDLRSPLAAIHIIYTLLQDYGNLNELGMKNLLMAIANTDRMRRLINDLLDIGKLDAGMLQLELADTSLKRVIEQSLQSVQTLARVKDIALVDKCASEFTLYADAHRLEQILINLLSNAIKFSPKGQSIEVSATETNGTIEVSVRDFGRGVPAHMTRTIFDRFSQVYASDASQKGGSGLGLAICKALVQLHKGEIGVDSTEGIGSRFYFRIPLMPADRTRR; the protein is encoded by the coding sequence ATGGCTTCGCTTCACAAAACACGATCAAGTCTAGCGCAGAGAGGAATGCTGCTCTTCATTGCATCGGTACTGATACAGCTCTTTCTGATTGCAACTTTTTTCTTCCAAACGGCAAATAATAAAGATGCAGTATCGTCCGGAGAGCTCCGAGACCTTAGCGTTGATATGCGCAGCATGGTGCAAAGCGAGATTGCCACCATTCTCGCAGTGGACCTCTCACTCAGCGGCAATCAGTCATCCTCACGCATACAAGCCAATCTCGAGCGGTCACGATTCTGGAGCAACCGACTTAGCAAACACTATTCTTCATCAAAAAACCAGCTCCTGATCGACGACATCGACAAGAAGACTGCAGATCTAGTGGCGACCTGCTACGAAACACTTGCCATACCCTGGAGTCAAACAGACGAGAAGGCGAACGCAGGAAATCGACAACTGTCGGAGAAACTGAGGTCAAAACTCGAGAATACAGAAGTTGAGTTAGAAAAATTGCTGTTCGACCTGGTCGCACTAGAACGCCCCCAACCTCCATCGGACAATAAAAACTCAGACCATCATTTCTGGATCGTTGCCGCAATTGCCGGCAGCTTACTCAACATTACCTTGCTGATCACGATGTCAATTTTCCTGAGCAAATCAATAACCAGGCGCGTAGCCAATCTGAACGATAAATGCCTGGCATTCATGCAAAGCCGACGAAGCACCACCTGGAGTGTTACAAAACTGCCCGTGAAAGACGAAATTGGAAAATTGGAACAGACCGTGGAAGACATGTTTCATGCCATCACCGAAACAATCCGAAAGCAACAGGCGCTGTTCGAAAATGTCCACGACGTATTGTGCTCAATTGATGATAAGAACTTCTGTTTCACAGTGGTTAATCAATCAGCAGCAAACATTTTTGGATTTACAACTAAGCAGCTAATTCAGTCTCCCGTGGCGACACTTTTTTCAGATCCGGAGAAAAAAGCCATAGGCAATTTTAAAAACATTGTCAAACAACGTGCGCAGCCACCACTGCACATGGCAATAGTGAATGGTGCTCCGTTTGAAACAGAAATAAGAAAAGGTGACGGCACGAATGCGTTCACACTGTGGTCTGTAAAATACGTGCCAGCCGAAAGCAGCTTACTCTGTGTCGTACATGACATAACCGAGAGAAAGGCTGCAGAGAATTTACGAAAGGAAGTTGTACAGATGGTCAATCACGACTTGCGCAGTCCTCTCGCGGCCATACATATCATCTACACTCTCCTGCAAGACTATGGAAACCTCAATGAATTGGGAATGAAAAACCTGCTTATGGCTATTGCAAATACAGACCGCATGCGCAGGTTAATCAACGACTTATTAGACATCGGCAAACTGGATGCAGGTATGTTGCAGCTCGAATTAGCCGACACTTCTTTGAAGCGCGTCATCGAACAATCGCTCCAAAGCGTGCAAACGTTAGCACGAGTAAAAGACATTGCTCTCGTAGATAAATGCGCATCAGAATTTACACTTTATGCAGATGCACATCGCCTGGAACAAATACTCATCAATTTACTTTCAAACGCCATAAAATTCTCGCCCAAAGGTCAATCCATTGAAGTGTCGGCAACTGAAACAAATGGAACTATTGAGGTCAGCGTGCGAGATTTCGGACGAGGCGTTCCGGCGCACATGACCAGGACCATTTTCGATCGTTTCAGTCAAGTCTATGCCTCGGATGCATCACAAAAAGGTGGATCCGGTCTCGGTTTGGCGATATGCAAAGCACTGGTTCAATTGCACAAAGGAGAGATTGGAGTAGACAGCACTGAAGGCATCGGTAGCAGATTCTACTTTCGAATACCCCTGATGCCGGCTGACCGCACTCGCCGGTGA
- a CDS encoding tetratricopeptide repeat protein, with protein MQIISKIQTLVSLITLCSMYNAAAFAQGSASEPGGSGSVQGSAPDSANQPGVSGSSPGSEGMPDTDAIYQAAVAKSAKKGKTSTGYINSLIGLGMHYNRANRFSDAARVLRQALQIIDAGAMKPAPNSVRKPEKVIETHESNGTVSATVERTPYPYEETMQELLPQLASAELSSNQLDFAEQHLNRLIKIKGPNGVADKVTLMSAYSTYAELMRRKHRPKDAAMYQRKADEINASFKPL; from the coding sequence ATGCAGATAATCAGCAAAATTCAAACACTCGTGAGCTTGATCACTCTGTGCAGCATGTACAACGCTGCTGCCTTTGCTCAAGGTTCGGCAAGTGAACCCGGGGGATCAGGTTCGGTTCAAGGCTCGGCCCCGGACTCGGCAAATCAACCCGGAGTGTCGGGATCGTCCCCAGGGTCTGAAGGTATGCCGGATACTGACGCCATTTACCAGGCCGCCGTCGCCAAAAGTGCAAAGAAGGGAAAAACCAGCACCGGCTATATCAATAGTTTGATTGGTCTGGGCATGCATTACAACCGGGCCAACCGCTTTTCCGATGCCGCAAGAGTCTTGAGGCAAGCGCTTCAAATTATTGACGCAGGAGCCATGAAACCGGCACCAAATTCAGTGCGCAAACCTGAAAAGGTAATTGAAACTCACGAGTCGAACGGCACGGTAAGCGCGACTGTCGAACGGACGCCTTATCCTTATGAAGAGACGATGCAAGAGCTTTTGCCCCAATTGGCTTCAGCTGAATTGTCATCAAATCAACTCGACTTTGCTGAACAACATCTGAACCGATTGATAAAAATCAAAGGACCAAATGGAGTTGCAGACAAAGTCACTCTCATGTCGGCATACTCAACTTATGCGGAACTGATGCGACGCAAACACAGACCCAAAGATGCTGCAATGTATCAACGCAAAGCAGACGAAATCAATGCGTCTTTCAAACCACTTTAG
- a CDS encoding heme-binding protein has product MRTRNLLILIALGAGALGLTVGREALAKYEEPKYEVVQKSENIEIRQYPSVIAAEVTVEGTKDKAANQAFRILAGYIFGKNVSRDKIAMTVPVTETTSSEKIAMTVPVTETSAEGKMTMRFYMPSKFTLDTLPAPIDKSIKFITLPPVRYAVITFSGFAGEDNISHHEEKLRDYLKEKNLTAQGKAVRAFYNPPWTLPFLRRNEVWLPIEGS; this is encoded by the coding sequence ATGCGCACCAGAAATTTGTTGATATTGATTGCGTTGGGAGCAGGTGCCCTGGGATTGACAGTCGGACGTGAAGCCTTGGCTAAATATGAAGAGCCCAAATACGAAGTAGTACAAAAGTCGGAGAATATCGAAATTCGACAATATCCGTCGGTCATTGCTGCTGAGGTGACTGTTGAAGGAACGAAGGACAAGGCGGCCAATCAGGCTTTCAGGATTCTGGCAGGATACATATTCGGCAAGAATGTGTCGCGAGACAAAATTGCGATGACTGTGCCCGTGACGGAGACCACATCATCTGAAAAGATCGCCATGACCGTTCCCGTAACTGAGACAAGCGCAGAAGGAAAGATGACGATGCGTTTCTACATGCCGTCTAAGTTCACGCTGGATACTTTACCTGCACCGATTGATAAAAGCATAAAGTTCATCACGTTGCCTCCAGTGCGTTACGCTGTGATCACATTTTCTGGTTTCGCTGGGGAAGACAATATTTCTCATCACGAAGAGAAACTTCGTGACTATTTGAAAGAAAAGAATCTGACGGCGCAGGGAAAAGCAGTTCGCGCGTTTTACAATCCACCGTGGACTCTGCCGTTTCTTCGTCGCAACGAAGTCTGGTTGCCGATAGAAGGATCCTGA
- a CDS encoding fasciclin domain-containing protein, which yields MPCQLWKESRKCLWRINMNIVETAVKNGNFKTLVAAVTAAELVDTLSGEGPFTVFAPSDEAFAKLPEGTVESLLKDKEKLSAILTYHVVAGKHLAAEVSKKGSIKTVQGQDLTIKNGDGVTVDNAKVVSADIVTDNGVIHVIDSVVLPK from the coding sequence ATGCCATGTCAACTTTGGAAAGAATCGCGAAAGTGTTTATGGAGAATCAATATGAATATCGTCGAAACCGCTGTAAAAAATGGAAACTTCAAGACCCTGGTTGCCGCTGTAACTGCTGCTGAGCTGGTCGATACGCTCTCAGGCGAAGGACCCTTCACTGTGTTTGCACCTTCAGATGAAGCCTTCGCGAAACTGCCGGAGGGAACTGTCGAGTCCCTGCTCAAAGACAAAGAAAAATTGTCTGCCATTCTCACCTATCACGTTGTCGCTGGTAAACATCTTGCAGCTGAAGTGAGCAAGAAAGGTTCAATAAAAACGGTTCAAGGCCAAGATCTGACAATCAAAAATGGTGATGGAGTTACCGTCGATAATGCAAAAGTCGTTTCGGCAGACATTGTCACCGATAATGGTGTCATACATGTGATTGACAGTGTAGTCCTTCCCAAGTAA
- a CDS encoding fasciclin domain-containing protein, whose amino-acid sequence MYSNKDIIDNAVNSPIHKTLVTAVKAADLVTTLKGPGPFTLFAPTDEAFKALPAGTVEGLLKPESKATLVGILTYHVVPGSVSATELIKLIKDGNGTATVKTVQGESLKASLKGKKVQITDSKGNVATVTQADVKQSNGVIHVIDKVLMP is encoded by the coding sequence ATGTACTCGAACAAAGATATCATCGACAATGCCGTCAATTCGCCAATTCACAAGACTCTGGTGACTGCAGTCAAAGCAGCAGATCTGGTCACAACGCTGAAGGGTCCCGGACCGTTCACACTTTTTGCTCCGACAGATGAAGCTTTCAAGGCGCTTCCAGCCGGAACCGTCGAAGGATTGCTAAAACCTGAAAGCAAGGCAACTCTTGTCGGCATACTTACGTACCATGTAGTGCCCGGTTCTGTTTCTGCTACTGAATTGATCAAACTGATAAAGGACGGAAATGGCACTGCGACAGTCAAGACCGTACAAGGCGAATCATTGAAAGCAAGCCTGAAAGGCAAGAAAGTTCAAATAACTGACAGCAAAGGCAATGTTGCAACTGTGACCCAGGCAGACGTAAAACAATCAAACGGCGTAATCCACGTCATTGATAAAGTGCTGATGCCATAA
- the ychF gene encoding redox-regulated ATPase YchF, giving the protein MLAAHKSVSRLPLASDTVYQKEIIVVLKAGIVGLPNVGKSTLFNALTGTYQAESANYPFCTIDPNVGIVKVADARLEQLATMVKPQQIIPAAFEFVDIAGLVRGASKGEGLGNQFLAHIREVDAIVHVVRCFEDENVVHVDGAVDPIRDVETIHIELAMADSASIEKRLERLAKQKKHGDKRSALEHDLLSKLLPSIQNVEPPPIDQLTAEEKEILPQMQLLSTKPLIYVANVAESDLANSDGNKYVAKLKEHAASENRKVAVISASIEAELATLSPEDRKDYLDSLGVGDSGVNALIKLAFDQLGLKTYFTAGEKELRAWPFEAGMTAPQCAGIIHTDFERGFIRAEVIGYDDYVTAGSEKVAKEKGTMRLEGKEYSMNDGDIVHFRFNV; this is encoded by the coding sequence ATGCTCGCGGCGCACAAATCAGTCTCACGGCTGCCTCTTGCGTCAGATACTGTCTATCAGAAGGAAATTATTGTCGTGCTCAAAGCTGGAATTGTTGGACTTCCAAACGTTGGTAAATCAACTCTGTTTAATGCCCTGACCGGCACCTATCAAGCTGAGAGTGCGAACTATCCATTCTGCACGATTGACCCTAACGTCGGCATCGTGAAAGTCGCCGATGCGCGCCTCGAGCAGCTCGCGACGATGGTCAAGCCGCAGCAAATCATTCCCGCGGCTTTCGAATTTGTTGACATCGCTGGACTTGTCAGAGGCGCCAGCAAAGGCGAGGGGCTTGGCAACCAATTCCTTGCACACATCAGAGAAGTGGACGCAATCGTTCACGTGGTTCGATGTTTCGAAGACGAAAATGTGGTGCACGTCGACGGTGCCGTTGATCCAATTCGCGATGTGGAGACGATTCACATCGAGTTAGCCATGGCAGACTCGGCGTCGATTGAGAAACGATTGGAACGCCTGGCCAAGCAGAAAAAACATGGCGATAAGCGTTCGGCACTCGAACATGATTTGCTCAGCAAGCTGCTTCCGTCCATCCAAAACGTAGAACCACCGCCAATCGATCAACTGACAGCTGAAGAGAAAGAAATATTGCCACAGATGCAATTATTGTCTACAAAACCGTTGATTTACGTCGCTAACGTTGCAGAATCCGATCTCGCAAATAGTGACGGCAATAAATACGTCGCAAAGTTGAAGGAGCACGCTGCCTCGGAAAATAGAAAAGTGGCAGTCATTTCGGCATCTATTGAAGCCGAACTTGCAACGCTCAGCCCTGAAGACCGAAAAGACTATCTAGATAGCCTCGGCGTCGGCGATTCTGGCGTCAATGCCTTGATCAAACTGGCATTCGACCAGTTGGGATTGAAAACATATTTCACCGCAGGCGAGAAGGAACTGCGTGCCTGGCCGTTCGAAGCCGGCATGACCGCACCACAATGCGCAGGCATTATCCACACTGATTTCGAACGCGGTTTCATTCGCGCCGAAGTGATTGGGTATGACGACTATGTCACAGCCGGTTCTGAAAAGGTAGCGAAAGAAAAGGGCACTATGAGGCTTGAAGGCAAAGAGTATTCAATGAACGATGGTGACATTGTGCATTTCCGGTTCAACGTTTGA
- a CDS encoding enoyl-CoA hydratase codes for MTSTGQTNTMEDTANILTERHGRVELITLNRAKSRNSLSESMIDHLSTELERIAQTKTLRAVVLASTGTVFSAGHDLKELESHRQDSDGGREFYARIFAKCGALMQSIKNLPQPVIACVQGVATAAGCQLVATCDLAVAASTSRFATPGVDIGLFCSTPMVALSRNLTPKHAMELLLTGELISAEHAFRIGLVNKVVEAGKELETSLALAEKIAQKSGRALRTGKKAFYEQALMPLDEAYDFAGKIMVENLLDLDAKEGICAFLEKRQPNWQND; via the coding sequence ATGACAAGCACCGGGCAGACAAATACGATGGAAGATACCGCCAACATACTGACTGAACGGCATGGCAGAGTGGAGCTGATTACGCTCAACCGGGCTAAGTCGCGCAACAGCCTTTCTGAAAGTATGATCGATCACTTGTCTACAGAACTGGAACGCATAGCACAAACAAAAACCTTACGCGCTGTGGTTTTAGCATCGACAGGAACGGTCTTTTCAGCCGGGCATGATCTGAAGGAATTGGAGTCGCATAGACAAGATTCAGATGGCGGTCGCGAGTTCTATGCACGAATTTTCGCAAAATGCGGCGCTTTGATGCAGTCCATCAAGAATCTACCTCAGCCTGTGATTGCTTGCGTTCAGGGCGTGGCGACCGCGGCGGGGTGCCAGCTTGTCGCTACATGCGATCTAGCCGTAGCCGCGAGCACGAGCAGATTTGCTACGCCGGGAGTAGACATTGGACTGTTCTGCTCCACTCCGATGGTGGCACTGAGCCGTAATCTAACGCCCAAACACGCAATGGAACTGCTGTTGACCGGAGAATTGATATCCGCGGAGCATGCGTTTCGCATCGGGCTGGTAAATAAAGTGGTGGAGGCGGGCAAAGAACTCGAAACCAGCCTGGCGCTGGCTGAGAAAATTGCTCAGAAGTCGGGACGAGCCCTCCGAACCGGCAAGAAGGCTTTCTACGAACAGGCTCTTATGCCTCTCGACGAAGCATATGATTTCGCAGGCAAAATAATGGTCGAAAACCTGCTGGATTTGGACGCGAAAGAAGGAATTTGTGCTTTTCTGGAAAAACGGCAGCCAAACTGGCAAAATGATTAG
- a CDS encoding gliding-motility protein MglA — MPLLNHSKREINCKVVYYGPGLSGKTSNLLWIHSQIAPDKRSEMVSMATQTDRTLFFDMLPLDLGDVNGWKLRLSLYTVPGQVEYNASRKLILNGADAIVFVADSGIERGPDNIESLRNMESNLSSLNLTLEDIPLILQFNKRDLAHTLSLEQLERDLNERQVPTFESVANQGVGVFQTLREASKLVLANISKLVP, encoded by the coding sequence GTGCCACTGCTCAATCACTCAAAGCGCGAAATCAACTGCAAGGTTGTCTATTACGGACCCGGTCTGTCCGGCAAGACGTCTAATTTACTGTGGATTCACAGTCAGATTGCGCCGGACAAGCGCAGCGAGATGGTCAGCATGGCGACACAGACTGACAGAACGCTGTTCTTCGACATGCTTCCGCTTGACCTGGGCGATGTAAATGGCTGGAAGTTGAGATTGTCGCTATACACAGTGCCTGGTCAAGTTGAATACAACGCGAGCCGCAAGCTTATTTTGAATGGCGCAGACGCAATCGTCTTCGTAGCCGATTCGGGAATTGAACGCGGCCCCGACAACATCGAATCCCTGAGGAATATGGAGAGCAATTTATCCTCGTTAAATCTGACGCTTGAAGACATTCCATTAATCTTGCAATTCAACAAGCGAGATCTTGCACATACGTTGTCGCTTGAACAATTGGAACGTGATTTGAACGAGCGCCAGGTTCCAACGTTCGAGTCAGTTGCTAACCAGGGCGTCGGAGTGTTTCAGACGCTGCGTGAGGCATCCAAACTTGTTCTGGCTAACATATCCAAGTTGGTTCCCTGA
- a CDS encoding acyl-CoA dehydrogenase codes for MDFNLSDEQEQIRRLAKEFAEKEIVPKSAHHDETGEFPRAICEKAWQSGLMNTHIPAEFGGAGLGVLEGCLIAEEIGAACTGIGTAMEANNLAEAPLIVAGNEAQKKEFLAPMADEFKFAAYCVTEPQAGSDVAGIKTTAKKVGDDYVLNGQKMWITNAGVADWYYVLAATDPTQGSKGMSAFIVRRDSDGIVVGKKENNMGQRASDTRAVTFTDVKVSAKNRLGNEGDGFKISMAAFDHTRPLVAAAAVGLARSAMQYAVAYACEREAFGQQIANYQAIGFMLADMDKNVEAARLLAWKAAWLIDAGKRNTREAAIAKAFAADTAMQTAVDAVQVFGGYGYSREYPVEKLMRDAKIFQIYEGTSQIQRLIISRQLTAGFAKKRS; via the coding sequence ATGGATTTCAATCTTTCCGACGAACAAGAACAGATCAGACGCCTGGCAAAGGAGTTTGCCGAGAAAGAGATCGTACCTAAGAGTGCTCATCATGACGAAACCGGAGAATTTCCCCGGGCGATATGTGAAAAGGCGTGGCAATCGGGGTTGATGAACACGCACATACCGGCTGAATTTGGTGGTGCAGGTTTGGGCGTGCTTGAAGGTTGTTTGATTGCGGAAGAAATTGGTGCCGCATGCACCGGCATAGGTACTGCCATGGAAGCAAACAATCTCGCTGAGGCACCACTTATAGTGGCAGGTAATGAGGCGCAGAAGAAAGAATTTCTTGCGCCGATGGCTGACGAATTTAAGTTCGCAGCTTATTGCGTGACTGAGCCTCAAGCTGGCTCTGATGTGGCAGGAATAAAAACAACGGCAAAGAAAGTCGGAGACGACTATGTGCTAAACGGTCAGAAGATGTGGATTACCAACGCCGGTGTCGCAGATTGGTACTATGTCCTGGCTGCTACCGACCCAACCCAGGGTAGTAAAGGCATGAGTGCATTTATCGTAAGACGAGATAGCGATGGTATCGTCGTCGGCAAGAAAGAAAACAACATGGGGCAGCGCGCCAGTGACACCAGAGCGGTGACTTTTACTGACGTAAAAGTAAGTGCTAAAAATCGGCTCGGCAATGAGGGCGATGGATTCAAGATCTCGATGGCTGCGTTCGATCATACTCGCCCGTTGGTGGCGGCTGCCGCTGTTGGTTTAGCACGCTCAGCTATGCAATACGCAGTTGCCTATGCGTGCGAGCGCGAAGCCTTCGGCCAGCAAATTGCCAACTATCAAGCAATCGGATTTATGCTCGCTGATATGGATAAAAATGTGGAAGCGGCGCGGTTGCTTGCGTGGAAAGCCGCCTGGCTGATTGATGCTGGAAAGCGCAACACTCGTGAGGCGGCAATCGCTAAAGCTTTTGCCGCTGATACTGCAATGCAAACAGCAGTCGATGCGGTGCAAGTTTTTGGAGGATATGGATATTCACGAGAGTATCCAGTCGAAAAGCTGATGCGCGACGCCAAGATTTTCCAAATCTACGAGGGCACGAGTCAGATTCAGCGCTTGATTATTTCAAGACAACTGACTGCGGGTTTCGCCAAGAAGCGGTCCTGA
- a CDS encoding transcriptional regulator translates to MRERLIKIDIFALEIHYLATSMQYQTPESHTANATPNGDGTPNETANTNANTSPGLNLLAPCPITQVLEIIAAKWTVEILREVAVTPTRTRKFLRVIPGLSMKSLQVRLKELEKYGLIERKEYDVLPRHVDHLITERGEKVLDIYMQIKSLADEMFHVNCICPMDRTRTTNGCNSDTNGCNSDTNGCTSDTNGCTSDTNGCTSDTNGCTSDTNACTSDTNACTSDTNGTPESTTESHGCSANTCPHRPQGRD, encoded by the coding sequence ATGAGGGAGCGCCTGATTAAAATTGATATATTTGCGCTGGAGATCCACTATTTGGCGACATCTATGCAATATCAAACACCAGAATCACATACCGCGAATGCAACTCCAAATGGAGATGGAACTCCAAATGAAACTGCAAACACAAACGCGAATACAAGCCCTGGCTTAAATCTACTAGCTCCATGTCCAATAACCCAGGTGCTGGAGATTATTGCGGCAAAATGGACAGTTGAAATTTTGAGGGAAGTTGCAGTAACTCCGACGCGCACACGCAAGTTTTTGCGTGTCATCCCGGGGTTGAGCATGAAAAGCTTGCAAGTACGGCTCAAAGAGCTTGAAAAATACGGACTGATCGAGCGGAAGGAATACGATGTTTTACCTCGGCACGTGGATCATCTGATTACAGAGCGCGGCGAGAAGGTCCTAGACATCTATATGCAGATCAAGTCACTGGCAGATGAGATGTTTCACGTCAATTGCATCTGCCCTATGGATCGCACAAGAACAACGAACGGTTGCAACAGCGACACGAACGGTTGCAACAGCGACACGAACGGTTGTACCAGCGACACGAACGGTTGTACCAGCGACACAAACGGTTGTACCAGCGACACAAACGGTTGTACCAGCGACACAAACGCTTGCACCAGCGACACAAACGCTTGCACCAGCGACACAAACGGCACCCCTGAAAGCACAACCGAATCACACGGATGCAGCGCAAACACCTGCCCGCATCGTCCGCAAGGACGAGATTAA